In Xiphophorus hellerii strain 12219 chromosome 4, Xiphophorus_hellerii-4.1, whole genome shotgun sequence, a single genomic region encodes these proteins:
- the LOC116719218 gene encoding annexin A2-like, with amino-acid sequence MALVSEFLGQLTLSYGGEEEPKFPTVVPVRDFDPARDAARIETAIKTKGVDEQTIIDILTRRSAEQRREVAFEYERIAKKDLSVALKGALSGALEALLLGLMKSTAQYDASELKASMKGLGTDEETLIELVCSRNNEELAEIKKAYREMFKKEVEKDISGDTSGNFAKLLLALVQTKRDEPSNVVDYQKIDDDARVLYEAGVKKKGTDVGSWISIMSQRSIPHLQKVFERYKSYSPYDMKESIRKEVKGDLEKSFLTLVECFENRQLYFANKLYEAMKSKGAKEKVVTRILVSRCEVDLMRIRTEFKRQHKKSLYQTIAEHTKGDYQKALLSLCGGDD; translated from the exons ATGGCGCTGGTGTCGGAGTTCCTGGGTCAGCTGACGTTGTCTTATGGGGGG GAGGAAGAGCCCAAATTCCCCACCGTGGTTCCGGTCCGAGACTTTGACCCGGCCCGGGACGCCGCCCGGATCGAGACGGCCATCAAGACCAAAG GCGTGGATGAACAGACCATCATCGACATCCTGACCCGGCGGAGCGCCGAGCAGCGCCGGGAGGTCGCCTTCGAGTACGAGCGCATCGCCAAGAAG GACCTGAGTGTTGCCCTGAAGGGGGCGCTGTCCGGCGCTCTGGAGGCCCTGCTGCTGGGCCTGATGAAGAGCACGGCCCAGTATGACGCCTCGGAGCTCAAAGCCTCCATGAAG GGCCTGGGGACCGACGAGGAGACGCTGATCGAACTGGTCTGCTCCAGGAACAACGAGGAGCTGGCAGAGATCAAGAAGGCTTACAGAGAGA TGTTTAagaaggaggtggagaaggACATCTCAGGAGACACATCGGGAAATTTTgccaagctgctgctggctctGGTCCAG ACCAAAAGAGACGAGCCGAGCAACGTGGTGGACTACCAGAAGATCGACGACGACGCCAGA GTTCTGTACGAGGCCGGGGTGAAGAAGAAGGGGACAGACGTTGGCTCCTGGATCTCCATCATGTCCCAGAGGAGCATCCCTCACCTGCAGAAAG TGTTTGAGCGCTATAAGAGCTACAGTCCATACGACATGAAGGAGAGCATCAGGAAGGAGGTGAAGGGAGACCTGGAGAAGTCCTTCCTCACTCTGG TGGAGTGCTTCGAGAACCGGCAGCTGTATTTTGCCAACAAACTCTACGAAGCCATGAAG AGTAAAGGAGCCAAGGAGAAGGTGGTGACCCGGATCCTGGTGTCCCGCTGCGAAGTGGACCTGATGAGGATCAGAACCGAGTTCAAGAGGCAGCACAAGAAGTCTCTGTACCAGACCATTGCT GAACACACCAAAGGAGACTACCAGAAGGCTCTGCTGAGTCTGTGTGGAGGAGACGACTGA